In a genomic window of Corynebacterium choanae:
- the dapD gene encoding 2,3,4,5-tetrahydropyridine-2,6-dicarboxylate N-succinyltransferase yields MTAAHALGLATIHNDGTLLDCWFPEPMLSDSGVEENQADYRIDTAELPEYLQALAIADDARDVNRVAVSVSIADLSAAPADAYDAWLRLHLLSHRLVKPHSVNLDGVFGLLTNVVWTNFGPCAVKDFAITKAKLSQRGPVTVHLIDKFPRMVDYVVPTGVRIGDADRVRLGAHLAEGTTVMHEGFVNFNAGTLGNSMVEGRISAGVVVDDGTDIGGGASIMGTLSGGGKQVISLGKRCLLGANAGCGISLGDDCVIEAGLYVTAGSKVKVFGTVAEQLSKQDGAEAKALELSGKNNILFRRNSLTGAIEAVPWKSAVELNEALHSN; encoded by the coding sequence ATGACTGCTGCACACGCTTTAGGCCTGGCCACTATCCACAACGACGGCACTTTGCTTGATTGCTGGTTCCCGGAACCGATGTTGAGTGATTCCGGCGTAGAAGAAAATCAAGCTGATTACCGGATTGATACCGCTGAGCTTCCAGAATATTTGCAAGCACTGGCTATCGCTGACGATGCACGCGACGTCAATCGGGTTGCCGTGTCGGTGAGTATCGCTGATCTCAGTGCTGCTCCTGCTGATGCCTACGATGCGTGGCTTCGTCTTCACCTGTTATCCCATCGTCTCGTGAAGCCTCATAGTGTGAATTTGGATGGCGTGTTTGGTCTGCTCACCAATGTGGTGTGGACAAATTTTGGGCCGTGTGCCGTAAAAGACTTCGCGATCACGAAGGCGAAGCTTTCCCAGCGTGGTCCGGTGACCGTACATTTGATTGATAAATTCCCGCGCATGGTCGACTATGTCGTGCCGACCGGGGTGCGCATTGGTGACGCGGATCGGGTGCGGCTTGGTGCTCACCTGGCTGAGGGCACCACTGTGATGCATGAAGGGTTCGTCAATTTCAACGCCGGCACCTTAGGCAACTCCATGGTGGAAGGTCGAATCAGTGCTGGTGTTGTTGTCGATGATGGCACCGATATTGGTGGTGGCGCCTCGATTATGGGAACGCTTTCCGGCGGCGGCAAGCAAGTCATCTCCTTAGGCAAGCGGTGCCTGCTCGGGGCGAATGCCGGCTGCGGTATCTCCCTGGGTGATGACTGTGTTATTGAAGCCGGCCTCTATGTGACTGCTGGTTCAAAGGTGAAGGTTTTCGGTACTGTTGCAGAGCAGCTCAGCAAACAAGACGGCGCCGAGGCTAAGGCCTTGGAACTGTCGGGGAAGAACAACATTTTGTTCCGCCGCAATTCTCTTACCGGTGCGATCGAAGCCGTGCCGTGGAAGAGCGCTGTCGAGCTCAACGAGGCACTGCACAGCAACTAG